The following DNA comes from Mucilaginibacter jinjuensis.
ATGTAGGCCCGCATGATGTGTTAATCGAGATTGCTTTTTGCGGCGTTTGCCACTCAGATTTGCACCAGATTAAGAATGACTGGTTCCCCGGTATTTTCCCAATGATACCCGGCCACGAAATTGTTGGCCGTATAACTCAAATTGGTGCACACGTTAAGAAATTTAAAACCGGCGACCTTGGTGGCGTTGGTGTAATGGTTGATTCTTGCCGCAGCTGCGAGAACTGCAATAACGGGCAAGAACAGATGTGCCTGGTTAGCCCCGTACAAACATACAATAGCTTAGATCATGATGGCAAGCCCACTTATGGCGGTTACTCTAACCTTATTGTGGTAAACGAAGATTTTGTTCATCATATTTCCGAAAAATTAAACCTTGCTGCCGTAGCGCCACTACTTTGCGCCGGCATAACCACATACTCTCCTCTTCGTAACTGGAAGGTTGGAAAAGGCCACAAACTTGCAGTAGTAGGCTTGGGTGGATTAGGACACATGGGCGTAAAATTCGGGCTGGCTTTTGGTGCTGAAGTTACTGTATTAAGCACGTCCGAATCAAAAAGAGAAGCAGCCAAAGCTATAGGTGCACACCACTTTGTAGTAACAACAAATGCAGAACAAGTTGCAGCAGTAAAAGGCACATTCGATTTTATATTAGATACAGTTTCTGCCAAACATGATCTTAATTTGTACCTGTCGCTGTTAAAAACAAATGGCGTTCATATTTGCGTAGGCGCCCCCGCCGAACCGTATGAATTACCGGCATTTGCATTATTGGCGGGTAATAAGGTTGTTGCAGGTTCGGGCGCAGGCGGTTTGCCACAAACCCAGGAAATGCTTGACTTTTGTGCCGAGCATAATATCGTATCGGATATTGAATTGATTGACATCAAAGATATCCATACTGCTTTTGACCGCATGGTAAAGGGCGATGTGAGATACAGATTTGTAATTGATATGGCTACATTATAGATAACATTTCATTTAATAGCGAAAATCCCGTTTGCCTACTAGCACGCGGGATTTTTTATTTTCAATCATTCTGTTTTAATAATTTAATATCATTAACAATAAGGAAAATTATAAATCAAAAGTTTAATAATATTTTATCGAAAGATATTTATTATCATACTAAACAGCCAGTTCATGTAGCAAAAAAAGCTTTTGGTGTAAGTTATATAGCCATAAGCTAAATGTTAAGCATATTTATTGAGATGTACACGCAGAAAGTAATAACCTAAACCTGCTATCGGCATGTTACATCCAGTAGTTACCGCCGTGAAAATATTTTTATATAACTGATAAATGCCGGAGTCCCCCTGGTAAAATGCTGCAAATATTATTTATGCAGCCAGTTCATAAGCGCGACCTACATGCATTACCCTTAACTTTAATATGGAAGACAAAAACTGGTTTGCTGCCTTAACTGCTAAAAGACTAAATACAGTAGAAACTCTGAAGGAAAACGGCCTCAATACTTTTATTAATCATATTATAGGCACTTATCACGAACCGGCTCATTTTATTTACGAATTGCTGCAAAATGCCGATGATGCTAAAGCAACCAAAGTACGGCTCGAACTGAAACCCAACGGTGTGTTGTTTACCCATAATGGTAAAGTGAACTTTACCGTTACTAACCCCGATTATGAGCGTGAAGACGATACCCCACCGGGACATATTAATGCAATAACAGCTTTCTCACTTACGGCAAAAAAGGATGATATTAAGAACCAGATAGGCAAATTTGGCATCGGTTTTAAATCTGTTTTTCAATATACCAATACACCATACGTTTATAATCCGCCTTATTGTTTTAAGATAGAAAAGTTTATTGTACCCCGCGAGATCAAATTCCAGGATGGCTTTTTATACGATAAAGAAACCACTGCATTTTGGCTTCCGTTTGATAAGACAGACAAGACTGCCCAACAAGCCCATCATGAAATTTTTACGCGGTTATCGGATATTAAAAACCCGCTGCTATTTCTTAGAAATATTACTGTTTTCGACATCGTTAACCACACAACTTTTATCCGGTTTACTAAAGAAATTGAAGAGATAGAAACCCTCATGATACCAGCCTCTTACATCAAAGTATGTAAGGTTAAGCTAAATGATGATACCATTATTAAGTTTAGCAAAAAGGTAAAAATCACAGATCATACATCAAAGGCATATTTTCTGCCTATCAATGTCGCTTTTATTCTTGATGAAAACAATAACATTAGCGCCGATAAATTATATCAGCATTATTTTAAGCATGCATGGTCTTTTTTGCCTACCATGCACGAAACTCGATTAAATTATATCTTAAACGCGCCCTTTATACTTTCGCCTAACCGCGAAGCTATCAAAGAAAACCGCACCGAAAACATACAACTAATTACAGAACTTGCCCAACTGATGGAAACAGCTATTGATATGCTTGATGAACTGGGATATATTACCGGCAAGTTTGATAGCACACTGCCGGTACTCAAATATATTACAGCCGAATTTATGCCTATAGCAGAGGTAGTTATAAACAAGGTAAAGGCGGGCAAAGCTTAATTTTTTCACAAAAAATAAAGTCCCCTTGCACTCGCTGCTTGGGGACTTCAAACCTAAACCTTATCACAATAATGAGTACATGATACCCATTACTTATACAAACGTAAAATTTAAAAATGAAGATTTTATGATTTTAAAAATTAGCCAATGAACACTGACATTAATAAGACTTATACTGCGGTAACCCAGTATTCAACAAACAAAAAAGGCTCTGATAAATCAGAGCCTTTAAGTTTACATGATAGGGTTTTGGTATAAAGAACTATATAAATAAGGTGCTACATTAAAGCTTTGCTAATTATTAATCAATACCAGAAACAGACATTTTGCTTCTGATACAACATAACCGGTTAAATTATGCTTAACTAATTGCCTTGATTTAGGCGTTTTGCAAACTTAAGATCTGCATTTTTTTTAAACCGCATTGCTTCGTTATACTAACATAAACAGGAATGAACAGCAGGCTAAAATTTTTACACCAAATACACTTTTCCAGATGCGAAATCCAGTTTTCGCGGGGTGATGATGAACATAAAATTTAATTTTCATTTCACATTTTAGGGTCTGGTTAATTTTTGATTATAATAGTAAAATATTAAGCTATGGTTTACCTGATTATTGTTTTAAATTCGGTTTAAGCAACAAGAAAAAGGTT
Coding sequences within:
- a CDS encoding NAD(P)-dependent alcohol dehydrogenase — translated: MIQAKGYAAQSPQTDLAPWDFERKDVGPHDVLIEIAFCGVCHSDLHQIKNDWFPGIFPMIPGHEIVGRITQIGAHVKKFKTGDLGGVGVMVDSCRSCENCNNGQEQMCLVSPVQTYNSLDHDGKPTYGGYSNLIVVNEDFVHHISEKLNLAAVAPLLCAGITTYSPLRNWKVGKGHKLAVVGLGGLGHMGVKFGLAFGAEVTVLSTSESKREAAKAIGAHHFVVTTNAEQVAAVKGTFDFILDTVSAKHDLNLYLSLLKTNGVHICVGAPAEPYELPAFALLAGNKVVAGSGAGGLPQTQEMLDFCAEHNIVSDIELIDIKDIHTAFDRMVKGDVRYRFVIDMATL
- a CDS encoding sacsin N-terminal ATP-binding-like domain-containing protein translates to MEDKNWFAALTAKRLNTVETLKENGLNTFINHIIGTYHEPAHFIYELLQNADDAKATKVRLELKPNGVLFTHNGKVNFTVTNPDYEREDDTPPGHINAITAFSLTAKKDDIKNQIGKFGIGFKSVFQYTNTPYVYNPPYCFKIEKFIVPREIKFQDGFLYDKETTAFWLPFDKTDKTAQQAHHEIFTRLSDIKNPLLFLRNITVFDIVNHTTFIRFTKEIEEIETLMIPASYIKVCKVKLNDDTIIKFSKKVKITDHTSKAYFLPINVAFILDENNNISADKLYQHYFKHAWSFLPTMHETRLNYILNAPFILSPNREAIKENRTENIQLITELAQLMETAIDMLDELGYITGKFDSTLPVLKYITAEFMPIAEVVINKVKAGKA